The following are encoded in a window of Congzhengia minquanensis genomic DNA:
- a CDS encoding S-layer homology domain-containing protein gives MCDARNGISTITPEKHLDNVKCICGNKYSVAVITKDGTLYIWNEVPTAVEGSNHYTIGMSSNQGSSGADHYYVDNFYPVAENVREVHIPRDRKIVYVTNSNEVYNWGFNHDGYHETPTKLMDGVSTVTSSSDILYLCKTNGDLLRYDGQVYDRDTGTMNDSAPRKVLDGVAGVYYHASNSSVVFAIKTDGSLWGCEVESKDISHALMGKAGSGWPPSETFVHLMDGVKLPYTDQPVQPPVPTEATVEPFTDVKVSAYYAEPVKWAVDRGVTVGTSATTFSPDATCTNAQILTFIWRAAGSPTPSLANPFTNLSGSEYYAKAAVWAYSMGMVSSNAFDASKACTRAMTMEYLWKQAGSPAVAASGKFTDVPSSAAYVTAVAWAVDNGITVGTSSTTFSPDSICTRGQIMTFLYRAEN, from the coding sequence ATGTGTGATGCGAGAAATGGCATTTCTACGATAACGCCCGAAAAACACTTGGACAATGTAAAATGTATATGTGGCAACAAATACTCCGTGGCTGTCATTACGAAAGACGGAACTCTTTATATCTGGAACGAAGTCCCCACTGCAGTGGAAGGTTCAAATCACTATACCATAGGTATGAGCTCCAATCAGGGTTCCAGTGGGGCCGACCACTACTATGTCGATAACTTTTATCCTGTGGCGGAGAATGTCCGGGAAGTCCATATTCCCAGAGATCGGAAAATCGTCTATGTAACCAACTCCAATGAGGTTTATAACTGGGGCTTTAACCATGACGGATATCACGAAACGCCCACCAAACTCATGGATGGAGTGTCCACTGTGACAAGCAGTAGTGACATACTGTACTTGTGCAAGACCAACGGCGACCTGCTGCGGTATGACGGTCAAGTCTACGACCGGGACACGGGAACCATGAACGATTCTGCTCCGCGAAAGGTATTGGACGGTGTGGCCGGAGTTTATTACCACGCCAGTAATAGTTCCGTTGTTTTTGCGATAAAAACAGATGGAAGTCTTTGGGGATGTGAAGTTGAATCTAAAGATATTAGTCACGCGTTGATGGGGAAAGCGGGCAGCGGGTGGCCGCCCAGCGAAACCTTTGTTCACTTGATGGACGGCGTTAAATTGCCCTATACTGACCAGCCTGTCCAGCCGCCTGTTCCAACTGAGGCAACCGTTGAGCCGTTCACTGATGTGAAGGTCAGCGCTTACTATGCCGAACCCGTAAAGTGGGCGGTGGATCGCGGCGTGACCGTAGGCACGTCCGCCACCACGTTCTCACCGGACGCTACCTGTACCAACGCACAAATTCTGACCTTTATCTGGCGGGCTGCCGGATCTCCCACCCCCAGCCTTGCTAACCCATTTACAAATCTGTCTGGCAGCGAGTATTACGCCAAAGCCGCTGTGTGGGCATATTCCATGGGTATGGTTTCCAGTAACGCTTTTGATGCCAGCAAAGCCTGTACCCGTGCCATGACGATGGAATACCTGTGGAAACAGGCAGGAAGCCCCGCCGTGGCTGCCAGCGGGAAATTTACCGATGTACCCTCCAGCGCGGCCTATGTCACGGCGGTAGCTTGGGCTGTAGACAACGGCATCACTGTGGGAACCTCCAGCACGACTTTCTCCCCAGACAGCATTTGCACCCGTGGGCAGATTATGACGTTCCTATACCGGGCAGAGAATTAA
- a CDS encoding pyridoxamine 5'-phosphate oxidase family protein translates to MEEVYNYLKALDVNFLATRNGDGVSCRPFGDPVKFDGKIYMLTHAEKDVAKQLAENNQICIVAHNSEKDDWLRVFCEAVDDSNNTAAKQAIIDEFDWAEEAGYRLDNPSFKCYYLANAKAEVRDSEGEVLASYEF, encoded by the coding sequence ATGGAAGAAGTTTATAATTATCTTAAAGCCCTAGATGTCAACTTTCTTGCCACTAGAAATGGCGATGGTGTTAGTTGCCGTCCGTTCGGCGACCCAGTCAAGTTTGACGGCAAGATTTATATGCTGACCCATGCCGAGAAAGATGTTGCGAAGCAACTCGCCGAGAATAATCAAATTTGTATCGTAGCTCATAATTCCGAGAAAGACGACTGGCTACGAGTTTTTTGTGAGGCAGTTGACGATAGCAATAATACTGCTGCCAAGCAGGCAATTATTGACGAGTTCGACTGGGCGGAGGAGGCAGGCTATCGTCTAGATAACCCGAGCTTTAAGTGCTACTATCTTGCGAATGCCAAAGCTGAAGTCCGCGATAGCGAAGGAGAGGTGCTAGCGAGTTATGAGTTCTAA
- a CDS encoding tyrosine-type recombinase/integrase, producing MATTEPIRNKQELRALAEYFRSRGEFRNYALIVLGVYTALRIGDLLELRWEDVYSEERQQFRTHISLTEQKTGKHKEIALNEQAIEALRIYLPHRKGSYIFASRNNTDHPITRTQAWRIIRDAATTVGATGHISCHSLRKTWGYHAWNSGKVSPVVIMDIYNHSNYAVTKRYLGVAQDDLDRAYLGVELL from the coding sequence ATGGCAACAACCGAACCTATCCGTAACAAACAAGAACTCCGCGCCTTAGCGGAGTATTTCCGCAGCCGTGGAGAGTTTCGTAACTATGCGCTTATTGTTCTTGGCGTCTATACCGCACTCCGCATCGGTGATCTTCTGGAGCTCCGCTGGGAGGATGTGTATAGCGAAGAGCGACAGCAGTTCCGCACCCATATCTCGCTCACCGAGCAGAAAACCGGCAAGCACAAGGAAATTGCCTTAAACGAACAGGCGATAGAGGCTCTCCGCATATATCTCCCGCACCGGAAGGGCAGCTACATTTTCGCCAGCCGCAACAATACAGACCACCCGATCACCCGCACCCAGGCTTGGCGGATCATCCGTGATGCCGCCACCACCGTAGGTGCAACCGGTCACATCTCCTGCCACAGCCTCAGAAAGACTTGGGGCTACCACGCTTGGAACAGCGGCAAGGTCTCACCAGTGGTGATTATGGATATCTATAATCATAGCAATTACGCGGTGACAAAGCGGTATCTCGGTGTGGCGCAGGATGATCTGGATCGAGCATATCTAGGGGTGGAATTACTGTAA
- a CDS encoding alpha/beta hydrolase, whose product MSSNPNYFLIHGSFGSPFVNWLPWLRKQLRNQSKEVYTPDFPTGVGFQNYENWAKLLKVYLDAGLITEDTTIIAHSIAPVFICKFLIENKVKVKKLVFVCGFNNYLGIDDDYDNVNRGMYLENLSEVKKYCDEIICFYTKNDPYVSYEAEKRFADTIAAKQIIIDDGGHLNSESGYREFSALLEVI is encoded by the coding sequence ATGAGTTCTAATCCGAATTACTTCCTAATTCACGGCAGTTTCGGTTCGCCTTTTGTGAACTGGCTACCGTGGCTCCGCAAACAACTCCGTAACCAAAGTAAAGAAGTTTATACGCCAGATTTCCCGACAGGTGTTGGTTTCCAAAATTACGAGAACTGGGCGAAACTTCTCAAAGTCTATCTTGACGCCGGTTTAATTACAGAAGACACTACAATCATTGCCCACTCCATCGCCCCGGTTTTCATTTGTAAGTTTTTAATTGAGAATAAAGTTAAGGTTAAGAAACTAGTCTTTGTTTGTGGTTTTAATAATTATCTTGGTATTGATGACGATTACGATAATGTTAATCGTGGCATGTATTTAGAAAACCTTTCCGAAGTGAAAAAATACTGCGACGAAATCATTTGCTTCTATACCAAAAACGATCCGTATGTAAGCTACGAAGCCGAGAAAAGGTTTGCCGATACTATTGCCGCCAAACAAATAATCATCGATGATGGTGGGCATCTCAATTCCGAAAGCGGTTATCGCGAGTTCTCGGCATTATTGGAGGTTATATGA
- a CDS encoding histidine phosphatase family protein: MKIYIARHGLTDWNKEMRAQGRKDLPLNAEGRAQAEELRNTIKDIEFTAVYASPLKRAAETAQIAVGDRYDIIYDDRLLERSFGDFEGKVVKSWSELVDGVNIDDIALEEIPGGVEPVCSMLARVNSFLDYLKENYDDNATILVVGHGAMSKAFDWALTEHSADDVFGKTHLGNAEAKKYEAKGRFSTIRK, translated from the coding sequence ATGAAAATTTACATTGCCCGCCACGGCCTAACCGACTGGAACAAAGAAATGCGGGCGCAGGGTCGCAAAGATTTGCCACTTAATGCGGAGGGGCGTGCCCAAGCTGAAGAACTGCGTAATACAATTAAAGACATTGAATTTACCGCCGTCTATGCCTCACCTCTGAAGCGTGCCGCTGAAACCGCCCAAATCGCTGTTGGTGACCGTTACGATATTATTTATGACGACAGACTCTTGGAACGCTCGTTTGGCGATTTCGAGGGCAAGGTTGTAAAGTCATGGTCGGAACTAGTTGATGGTGTCAATATCGACGATATTGCACTGGAAGAAATACCGGGTGGAGTGGAGCCGGTGTGCAGTATGCTTGCGCGCGTAAATAGCTTTCTGGACTATCTTAAGGAAAATTATGACGATAATGCCACAATTCTCGTAGTTGGACACGGTGCGATGTCTAAGGCTTTTGACTGGGCGCTAACCGAACATAGCGCCGACGATGTCTTTGGAAAAACCCATCTTGGTAATGCAGAAGCTAAAAAATATGAGGCAAAGGGAAGGTTTAGCACAATAAGGAAATGA